A stretch of Corynebacterium timonense DNA encodes these proteins:
- a CDS encoding glycosyltransferase family 4 protein, with the protein MPTLLVTNDFPPTVGGIQSYVRDYVAELVDRTGPDELVVFASTQDADAARAWDASCDYEVIRWPGTVMVPTPGVRAQMQRIIRERGINTVWFGAAAPLALLGPAAREAGASRVVATTHGHEVGWSMVPGARSALRRIGNTSDVVTYISRYTLSRFGRAIGPHPRFVALPSAVDTRFFRPLPAERVAAVRAELGVGEAPLVVCASRLVARKGQDQLIRALPGIRTRIDATRLVIVGSGPYERRLRRLAERLNPADRAALTFTGAVGSEKLRDIIASADVFAMPARTRGWGLDTEGLGIVYLEAQACGVPVVGGTSGGAPEAVGPDSGVVVDGRDTQALVREVAALLGDDARRAEMGEAGPGFVEKHFGRRELGDRLVRALHGEG; encoded by the coding sequence ATGCCCACCCTGCTGGTCACCAACGACTTCCCGCCCACAGTGGGCGGGATTCAGTCGTATGTGAGGGATTACGTCGCCGAGCTCGTCGACAGGACCGGGCCAGACGAGCTCGTCGTGTTCGCCTCGACCCAGGACGCGGACGCGGCTCGCGCGTGGGACGCGTCGTGCGACTACGAGGTCATCCGCTGGCCCGGCACCGTCATGGTGCCCACGCCTGGCGTGCGCGCTCAGATGCAGCGCATCATCCGTGAGCGCGGCATCAACACCGTCTGGTTCGGCGCCGCGGCGCCGCTGGCCCTGCTGGGCCCCGCGGCCCGCGAGGCGGGGGCGTCGCGGGTGGTGGCCACCACGCACGGCCACGAGGTTGGCTGGTCGATGGTGCCTGGCGCCAGGAGCGCGCTGCGCCGGATCGGTAACACCTCCGACGTCGTGACGTACATTTCCCGCTACACGCTGTCGCGCTTCGGCCGTGCCATCGGCCCGCACCCGCGGTTTGTTGCGCTGCCCTCGGCGGTGGATACCCGCTTCTTCCGCCCCCTGCCCGCCGAGCGAGTCGCCGCCGTGCGCGCTGAGCTCGGAGTGGGGGAGGCCCCGCTCGTCGTGTGCGCGTCTCGCCTGGTCGCGCGCAAGGGCCAGGACCAGCTCATAAGGGCGCTGCCGGGCATTCGCACGCGTATCGACGCCACACGGCTCGTCATCGTGGGATCGGGACCGTACGAGCGCCGGCTGCGACGCCTCGCGGAGCGGCTCAACCCGGCCGACCGGGCGGCGCTGACGTTTACGGGCGCCGTGGGAAGCGAAAAGCTGCGCGACATCATCGCGTCCGCTGACGTGTTTGCCATGCCCGCGCGCACCCGCGGCTGGGGTCTGGACACCGAGGGGCTCGGGATCGTCTACCTCGAGGCGCAAGCCTGCGGCGTGCCGGTCGTGGGCGGAACGTCTGGGGGCGCGCCGGAGGCTGTGGGCCCGGACAGCGGCGTTGTTGTCGATGGGCGTGACACCCAGGCGCTTGTGCGGGAGGTGGCCGCGCTCTTGGGGGACGACGCGCGGCGCGCGGAGATGGGGGAGGCGGGCCCTGGGTTCGTCGAGAAGCACTTCGGGCGGCGGGAGCTTGGGGACCGTCTTGTCCGGGCTCTCCACGGCGAGGGCTAA
- a CDS encoding ROK family protein: MSAHPELPASDAPLTVGFDIGGTNVRAGVVDAAGRIVARREARTAHTEAELVKTIACIVEDLQADYAIGAVGAAVAAFLDPECEVVRFAPHLPWRDNRPVRAELEDATGLPVRVEHDANSAAWGEYRFGAAQQARTWVFFAVGTGIGATLMHDGEIYRGSFGTAPEFGHVTVVPGGRVCSCGKQGCLERYASGTALVDTALEVAGRGGFKRSALYRRVVDKRADGRDVMRSARAGDPLGLAAVADFARWLGQGLSLVADVLDPELIVLGGGVSRDADLFLDAAREEFEHGIVGAGYRPAARVICADLGADAGMIGVADLARERGLQG, translated from the coding sequence ATGTCAGCACACCCCGAGCTGCCCGCCAGCGACGCGCCGTTGACCGTGGGCTTCGACATCGGTGGGACGAACGTCCGAGCGGGAGTCGTTGACGCGGCGGGCCGCATCGTCGCGCGGCGCGAGGCCCGGACGGCGCACACCGAGGCAGAGCTGGTGAAAACAATCGCTTGCATCGTGGAGGACCTGCAGGCGGATTACGCGATCGGCGCGGTCGGCGCGGCCGTGGCTGCTTTCCTCGACCCGGAATGCGAGGTGGTGCGCTTTGCCCCGCACCTGCCGTGGCGCGACAACCGCCCGGTCCGCGCGGAGTTGGAGGACGCGACGGGGCTTCCAGTGCGCGTGGAGCACGACGCGAATTCCGCGGCGTGGGGCGAGTACCGCTTCGGGGCGGCTCAGCAGGCGCGGACGTGGGTGTTCTTCGCCGTCGGCACCGGGATCGGCGCGACGCTCATGCACGACGGGGAGATCTACCGCGGGTCGTTCGGCACCGCCCCGGAGTTCGGGCATGTGACGGTCGTGCCCGGCGGGCGCGTGTGCTCGTGCGGCAAGCAGGGCTGCTTGGAGCGCTACGCCTCGGGCACGGCCCTCGTGGACACGGCGCTCGAGGTGGCGGGGCGCGGAGGGTTCAAAAGGAGCGCGCTGTACCGCAGGGTCGTGGACAAGCGAGCGGACGGGCGTGACGTGATGAGGTCGGCGCGCGCCGGCGATCCCCTCGGCCTGGCCGCTGTCGCTGATTTCGCGCGCTGGCTGGGGCAGGGGCTGTCTCTCGTGGCCGACGTGCTCGACCCGGAGCTCATCGTTCTGGGCGGTGGCGTCAGCCGGGACGCGGACCTCTTTTTGGATGCGGCGCGCGAGGAGTTCGAACACGGAATAGTCGGGGCGGGGTACCGCCCGGCGGCCCGTGTCATATGCGCGGACCTCGGCGCCGACGCGGGTATGATCGGGGTCGCTGATTTGGCCCGGGAAAGGGGACTGCAGGGATGA
- a CDS encoding lysophospholipid acyltransferase family protein: MTNKWYVFFKATLGPPLLLWNRPTITGSENIPRSGPAIVVSNHQAVMDSFYLPLMVWRQLTFPAKKEYFTSPGLGGRIQRFFFSSVGQIPIDRSDSGAGETLVSAAKGVLDEGKLFGIYPEGTRSPDGRIYKGKTGMARIAMETGVPVLPAAMIGTRNANPIGTLIPRPRKVRMAIGDAIDPHEWARENGFDPGSRDVMRPFTDYVMRQLAELSGYEYVDMYAADVKRSLEAGHGYPAGAEPKQH; the protein is encoded by the coding sequence ATGACCAACAAGTGGTACGTGTTTTTCAAGGCGACACTTGGCCCGCCGCTGCTCCTGTGGAACCGCCCCACGATCACGGGCAGCGAGAATATCCCTCGTTCCGGGCCGGCGATTGTGGTGTCCAACCACCAGGCGGTCATGGACTCCTTCTACTTGCCCCTCATGGTGTGGAGGCAACTGACGTTCCCCGCTAAGAAGGAGTATTTCACCTCGCCCGGGCTGGGCGGACGCATCCAGCGCTTCTTCTTTTCTTCGGTGGGTCAGATCCCCATCGACCGCTCCGATTCCGGTGCGGGCGAGACCCTCGTGAGCGCCGCGAAGGGCGTGCTTGACGAGGGCAAGCTCTTCGGCATCTATCCCGAGGGGACGCGCTCACCCGATGGCCGCATTTATAAAGGCAAGACGGGGATGGCGCGCATCGCCATGGAAACGGGGGTGCCCGTGCTGCCGGCCGCGATGATTGGCACGCGCAACGCGAACCCGATCGGCACCCTGATCCCGCGCCCGCGCAAGGTGCGCATGGCCATCGGCGATGCTATTGACCCGCACGAGTGGGCGCGCGAGAACGGCTTCGACCCCGGCTCCCGAGACGTGATGCGGCCGTTCACCGACTACGTCATGCGCCAACTGGCGGAGCTGTCCGGCTACGAGTACGTGGACATGTACGCGGCGGATGTGAAGAGGTCTCTCGAGGCGGGGCACGGCTACCCCGCGGGTGCGGAGCCGAAGCAGCACTGA
- a CDS encoding polyadenylate-specific 3'-exoribonuclease AS has protein sequence MRYFYDTEFIEDGRTIDLVSIGIVAEDGREYYAVSTDFDARLANQWVRKNVLDKLPNPQSGAWKSPRAIRDDVLEFLTASDSAPELWAWVGAYDHIVLAQLWGDMTGLPRQLPRFTRELKQYWEMAGCPALPAVPEGRHDALVDARHNRAKFDACFRVMPLDRRGKVAHRLR, from the coding sequence GTGCGTTATTTCTACGACACCGAGTTCATCGAGGACGGGCGCACCATCGACCTAGTCTCGATCGGCATCGTCGCCGAAGACGGGCGCGAGTATTACGCGGTGTCGACGGACTTCGACGCGCGCCTCGCGAACCAGTGGGTGCGCAAGAACGTCTTGGATAAGCTGCCGAACCCGCAGAGCGGCGCGTGGAAGTCGCCGCGCGCGATCCGGGACGACGTCTTGGAGTTCCTCACGGCGTCTGATTCCGCGCCGGAGCTGTGGGCGTGGGTGGGGGCCTACGACCATATTGTGTTGGCCCAGCTGTGGGGCGACATGACGGGCCTGCCGCGGCAGCTTCCGCGGTTTACGCGCGAGTTAAAGCAGTACTGGGAGATGGCGGGTTGCCCGGCGCTGCCCGCTGTCCCGGAGGGGAGGCACGATGCGCTTGTCGACGCCCGACACAACCGCGCCAAGTTCGACGCGTGCTTCCGCGTCATGCCGCTGGACCGCCGCGGGAAAGTAGCCCACAGATTGAGATAG
- a CDS encoding class II 3-deoxy-7-phosphoheptulonate synthase: MSWTIDIPKSVLPDLPPLPGDLNEKFQDVISRDAKQQPTWDEHEAGAVRKILESVPPVVLAPEVEAMKEQLADVALGKAFLLQGGDCAETFESNTEPHIRANVRTLLQMAAVLTYGASVPVIKAGRIAGQYAKPRSSDLDANGLPNYRGDIVNGVEPTPEARRHDPARMVRAYANSSAAMNLVRALAASGTADLHNIHDWNRQFVATSPAGARYEALAKEISRSLAFMSACGVNDGQLRTAEIYATHEALLVDYERAMLRLAEDGKGETKLYDLSAHQLWIGERTRGLEDFHVNFAALINNPVGIKLGPSATPEEAVAYADKLDPNFEPGRLTMVIRMGHDNVRTALPPLISAVEASGHKVVWQSDPMHGNTFTASNGYKTRHFDKIIDEVQGFFEVHRRLGTHPGGIHIELTGENVTECLGGAQDITDVDLPGRYESACDPRLNTEQALELAFLVAEMLRY; the protein is encoded by the coding sequence GTGAGTTGGACTATTGATATCCCGAAGAGCGTTCTGCCCGACCTCCCCCCGCTGCCCGGAGACCTGAACGAGAAGTTTCAGGATGTGATCTCCCGCGACGCCAAGCAGCAACCCACGTGGGACGAACACGAAGCGGGTGCTGTCCGCAAGATTCTCGAGTCTGTTCCCCCCGTCGTCCTCGCCCCCGAGGTGGAGGCGATGAAGGAGCAGCTCGCCGACGTCGCGCTCGGCAAGGCTTTCCTGCTGCAGGGCGGGGACTGCGCCGAGACCTTCGAGTCCAACACGGAGCCGCACATCCGCGCTAATGTGCGCACCCTGCTGCAGATGGCGGCCGTGCTCACCTACGGCGCGTCCGTTCCCGTCATCAAGGCGGGGCGAATCGCCGGCCAGTACGCCAAGCCGCGTTCCTCGGACCTAGACGCAAACGGGCTGCCCAACTACCGCGGCGACATCGTCAACGGCGTCGAGCCGACGCCGGAGGCGCGACGCCACGACCCGGCCCGGATGGTCCGCGCCTACGCGAACTCCTCTGCGGCAATGAACCTCGTGCGTGCGCTCGCGGCCTCGGGCACTGCTGACCTGCACAACATCCACGATTGGAACCGCCAGTTCGTTGCCACATCGCCGGCGGGGGCCCGCTACGAGGCGCTGGCCAAGGAGATTTCGCGTTCGCTGGCGTTCATGAGTGCCTGCGGCGTCAACGACGGCCAGCTGCGCACCGCGGAGATCTACGCCACTCACGAGGCTCTGCTTGTCGACTACGAGCGCGCCATGCTGCGCCTCGCGGAGGACGGCAAGGGCGAGACGAAGCTTTATGACCTCTCGGCCCACCAGCTCTGGATCGGAGAGCGTACCCGCGGCCTCGAGGATTTCCACGTCAACTTCGCCGCGCTGATCAACAACCCGGTCGGGATCAAGCTCGGCCCGTCGGCGACGCCGGAGGAGGCTGTCGCGTACGCGGACAAGCTCGACCCGAACTTCGAACCGGGCCGTCTCACCATGGTGATCCGGATGGGCCACGACAACGTGCGCACCGCCCTGCCGCCGCTGATTAGCGCCGTCGAGGCGTCTGGGCACAAGGTCGTGTGGCAGTCCGACCCGATGCACGGCAACACCTTCACGGCGTCGAACGGGTACAAGACCCGGCACTTTGACAAGATCATCGACGAGGTCCAGGGCTTCTTCGAGGTGCACCGTCGCCTGGGCACCCACCCGGGGGGTATCCACATCGAGCTGACCGGCGAGAACGTCACCGAGTGCCTCGGCGGTGCCCAGGACATCACCGACGTCGATCTGCCGGGCCGCTACGAGTCTGCCTGCGACCCGCGCCTGAACACCGAACAGGCGCTCGAGCTGGCGTTCCTCGTCGCTGAGATGCTGCGCTACTAG
- a CDS encoding protein kinase domain-containing protein, with the protein MTTLRVGDLLDDRYAIDRPIARGGMSTVYRCVDTRLNRDVAAKVMDERYVGDRVFRDRFRREAEAMAQLTHPNLVTVYDYSSGDDAGQVFLIMELITGGTLRELLAERGPMPPHAAAAVMREMLTGLAAAHIKGMVHRDIKPDNILINNDHAVKLADFGLVRAAADSTHSTDQIVGTVSYLSPEQVDGSPITQASDVYSAGVVLFELLTGTTPFSGDTPLAHAYARLHSDVPAPSTRIQGVPMLFDELVATATARNPRERFLDAGEFLAALDDVATELNLPRYLVPAPTNSAANRAAAHPTSLTALNRDPATRTYEQRLFPAQTPAAPDTSPASPAAASTRVTPAVPDSPAVQTPPAQAGPSGARAPQVPSAPETPRPPKPVSNRSGFVLAAFLFVSAAAIGAVLVGAWWFGSGLYGYVPQLIAGLS; encoded by the coding sequence ATGACCACGCTCAGAGTCGGAGACCTCCTGGATGACCGCTACGCCATCGACAGGCCGATCGCCCGCGGTGGAATGTCCACCGTCTACCGCTGCGTGGACACCCGCCTCAACCGCGATGTCGCGGCCAAGGTCATGGACGAACGCTACGTCGGCGACCGCGTCTTTCGCGACCGCTTCCGCCGCGAGGCCGAGGCTATGGCGCAGCTGACCCACCCCAACCTCGTCACCGTCTACGACTACTCCTCGGGAGACGACGCGGGCCAGGTCTTTCTCATCATGGAGCTCATCACCGGCGGCACGCTGCGCGAGCTCCTCGCCGAGCGCGGCCCCATGCCGCCCCACGCCGCGGCCGCTGTGATGCGCGAGATGCTGACCGGGCTCGCCGCCGCCCACATCAAGGGGATGGTGCACCGCGACATCAAGCCGGACAACATCCTCATCAACAACGACCACGCCGTGAAGCTCGCGGACTTCGGCCTCGTCCGCGCCGCCGCGGACTCCACCCACTCCACCGACCAGATCGTCGGCACGGTCTCCTACTTGTCGCCCGAGCAGGTCGACGGAAGCCCGATCACGCAGGCCTCCGACGTGTACTCGGCGGGGGTCGTCCTGTTCGAGCTGCTCACCGGCACCACTCCCTTCTCGGGCGACACCCCGCTAGCGCACGCCTACGCGCGGCTTCACAGCGACGTTCCCGCACCCTCCACACGGATCCAGGGCGTCCCCATGCTTTTCGACGAGCTCGTGGCCACCGCCACCGCCCGCAACCCGCGCGAGCGCTTCCTCGACGCCGGCGAATTCCTCGCCGCCCTCGACGACGTCGCCACCGAGCTGAACCTCCCGCGCTACCTCGTGCCTGCCCCCACGAACTCCGCGGCGAACCGCGCGGCGGCGCACCCGACGTCACTGACCGCGCTCAACCGGGACCCTGCCACCCGCACCTACGAGCAGCGCCTCTTCCCCGCCCAGACGCCGGCCGCGCCGGATACCTCCCCCGCCTCTCCCGCGGCCGCCTCCACGCGCGTCACCCCGGCTGTCCCCGACTCCCCCGCCGTGCAAACGCCCCCGGCCCAGGCTGGCCCGTCGGGTGCGCGCGCGCCGCAGGTCCCGTCGGCGCCAGAAACCCCGCGGCCGCCGAAACCCGTGAGCAACCGCTCCGGGTTCGTCCTCGCTGCCTTCTTGTTCGTCTCGGCCGCCGCCATCGGCGCCGTCCTCGTCGGCGCCTGGTGGTTCGGGTCCGGGCTGTACGGCTACGTTCCGCAGCTTATCGCCGGGCTCTCGTAA
- a CDS encoding Rv2175c family DNA-binding protein, producing the protein MSYADSSASSVGPGLDALLADEPLLSLPEVADYLGVPVTRIHDLVGAHKLLMYRRDGVKYVPRILLGEGGETSKFVSGAITVLHDGGYDDEEILAYLFTEDESLPGRPIDALHGHGAREVIRRAQAMAF; encoded by the coding sequence GTGAGTTACGCAGATTCTTCCGCGTCCTCGGTCGGCCCCGGCCTCGACGCTTTGCTTGCCGACGAACCCCTACTGTCGCTTCCCGAGGTCGCCGACTACCTCGGCGTGCCGGTCACGCGCATCCACGACCTCGTGGGAGCCCACAAGCTGCTCATGTACCGCCGCGACGGCGTCAAGTACGTCCCCCGGATCCTGCTTGGCGAGGGCGGCGAGACGTCGAAGTTTGTCTCGGGCGCCATCACGGTGCTTCACGACGGCGGCTACGACGACGAGGAGATCCTTGCCTACCTCTTTACCGAGGACGAGTCACTTCCGGGCCGCCCGATTGACGCTCTCCACGGGCACGGGGCCCGCGAGGTGATTCGCCGGGCCCAGGCGATGGCCTTCTAA
- a CDS encoding alpha-(1->6)-mannopyranosyltransferase A codes for MRRTLLLGTAAAALIALGSYGAGATRNHGGVMRELGLGHLTFGHGRALFDIALTGGIILLIAAWVVLGRELTHGRAHMGVVRRAVLAWSAPLVFCAPILSRDVYSYLMQGAMLRDGFDPYTEGAAVNPGPLLLEVSHDWRNTTTPYGPLHLGIGTLITTVVGDNVSAGLVAYKLVSVAGFALIAYSVPRIASRIGGNPALAVWLGVANPLMLLHMLGGMHNEAVMVGLVCLGLSLCLGARYFTPGIALIALAVSLKATAAIALPFVVWMMYHRYRKPDHGSWAKMGIFVAVGAWSVVLSGFVVNLVTVLTGASWGWLAEISGNSKVVNPLAGPTLVADLVTPFLRLFDDNIAYNTVLAHTRSVATVLMLIGLVATWVVFRPRGAGTNRRAIMGTTAAYAVAFVTNSVTLPWYYASVLATAGTCHPPVVVKKVLVAGSVFVGLAFTGDGNHRLYEAWFLLLAAVASWLAAEWIYPARRGGVRRPSPGPGESPRGPRARGERQSGGPEVTRPR; via the coding sequence GTGCGTAGAACGCTTCTGCTTGGCACCGCCGCCGCGGCGCTCATCGCGCTCGGCTCCTACGGGGCGGGCGCGACGCGCAACCACGGCGGGGTGATGCGCGAGCTCGGCCTCGGGCACCTGACGTTCGGGCACGGCCGCGCTCTCTTCGACATCGCGCTCACGGGCGGGATCATTCTACTCATCGCCGCGTGGGTTGTCCTCGGCCGCGAACTCACGCACGGCCGCGCACACATGGGTGTGGTGCGCCGCGCCGTCCTTGCATGGTCGGCGCCCCTTGTGTTCTGCGCACCCATCCTCTCCCGGGACGTCTACTCCTACCTCATGCAGGGCGCCATGCTTCGCGACGGCTTCGACCCGTACACCGAAGGCGCCGCCGTCAACCCCGGCCCCCTCCTGCTCGAGGTTTCCCACGATTGGCGCAACACCACCACGCCCTACGGGCCGCTGCACCTGGGTATTGGCACGCTCATCACGACAGTGGTTGGCGACAATGTCAGCGCCGGCCTCGTCGCCTACAAGCTGGTAAGCGTCGCGGGGTTCGCCCTGATTGCGTACTCGGTGCCGCGTATCGCGTCACGGATCGGCGGCAACCCCGCCCTCGCCGTGTGGCTGGGCGTGGCCAACCCCCTCATGCTGCTGCACATGCTCGGCGGCATGCACAACGAAGCCGTCATGGTCGGCCTAGTCTGCCTGGGCCTCTCCCTCTGCCTCGGAGCCCGCTACTTCACCCCCGGCATCGCGCTCATCGCTCTCGCTGTCTCGCTCAAGGCGACGGCCGCGATCGCGCTGCCCTTCGTCGTGTGGATGATGTACCACCGCTATCGTAAGCCGGACCACGGGTCGTGGGCGAAAATGGGGATCTTCGTCGCCGTCGGGGCGTGGTCGGTCGTGCTCTCGGGCTTCGTGGTGAACCTTGTCACCGTGCTCACGGGGGCGTCGTGGGGGTGGCTGGCGGAAATTTCCGGCAATTCCAAGGTGGTCAACCCCCTCGCCGGCCCGACCCTGGTGGCCGACCTCGTCACGCCCTTCCTCCGGCTTTTCGACGACAACATCGCCTACAACACCGTTCTTGCCCACACACGCAGCGTCGCAACGGTGCTGATGCTGATCGGTCTCGTCGCCACCTGGGTGGTCTTCCGGCCTCGCGGCGCGGGAACGAATCGCCGCGCCATCATGGGGACGACCGCCGCCTACGCGGTCGCCTTTGTCACCAACTCGGTGACCCTGCCCTGGTACTACGCCTCCGTGCTGGCCACGGCCGGGACATGCCACCCCCCAGTTGTGGTGAAAAAGGTCCTGGTTGCCGGCTCCGTGTTCGTGGGGCTGGCGTTTACCGGCGACGGCAACCACCGCCTGTACGAGGCGTGGTTCCTTCTCCTCGCGGCGGTGGCCAGCTGGCTGGCAGCCGAGTGGATCTACCCGGCCCGGCGCGGCGGCGTTAGAAGGCCATCGCCTGGGCCCGGCGAATCACCTCGCGGGCCCCGTGCCCGTGGAGAGCGTCAATCGGGCGGCCCGGAAGTGACTCGTCCTCGGTAA
- a CDS encoding polyprenyl synthetase family protein: MSTSSTPSDSGLPLADVPGAVEQELRAFFERRLVEADEIGEPVVKAALHLSDFVLGGGKRIRPLYGWAGFVGGGGHERSGEDPRHVVRAVSALELIQACALIHDDIIDASDTRRGRPTVHRAVEAEHRTRNMTGDSAEFGRNVAILAGDLALVWADDMWRDSGVSADALARAQDPWRGMRTEVLGGQLLDISLEATGDESIELANRVNRFKTAAYTIERPLHLGAAIAAAPASTVAAFRGYGRDIGIAFQLRDDLLGVFGDSAVTGKPAGDDLREGKRTVLLSLALEALDRSDPASAAELRAGVGCATDPEELDRLAVIIRRSGAVEGVEKRIAELTSSGLAHLEQAGLDGPVAETLRELAIKSTSRRA, from the coding sequence GTGAGCACTTCCTCCACCCCGTCCGATTCCGGCCTGCCTCTCGCGGATGTCCCGGGGGCGGTCGAGCAGGAGCTGCGCGCTTTCTTCGAACGCCGCCTCGTGGAGGCGGACGAGATCGGTGAGCCGGTAGTGAAGGCGGCGCTGCACCTGAGCGATTTCGTGCTCGGAGGCGGCAAGCGCATCCGCCCGCTGTACGGTTGGGCCGGCTTCGTCGGCGGCGGCGGGCATGAGCGCAGCGGGGAGGACCCGCGCCACGTTGTGCGCGCAGTGAGTGCGCTGGAGCTCATCCAGGCGTGCGCACTCATCCACGACGACATCATCGACGCGTCCGACACCCGTCGGGGCCGACCCACCGTCCACCGGGCGGTCGAGGCCGAGCACCGCACACGCAACATGACAGGCGACTCCGCGGAGTTCGGCCGCAACGTCGCCATCCTCGCGGGCGACTTGGCTCTCGTCTGGGCCGACGACATGTGGCGCGACTCCGGCGTCAGCGCAGACGCACTCGCCCGCGCGCAGGACCCGTGGCGGGGCATGCGCACCGAGGTCCTCGGCGGCCAGCTGCTCGACATCTCCCTCGAAGCCACAGGCGACGAGTCCATCGAGCTCGCGAACAGGGTCAACCGGTTCAAAACGGCCGCCTACACGATCGAACGCCCGCTCCACCTCGGCGCGGCGATCGCAGCGGCGCCCGCCTCCACCGTCGCAGCATTCCGCGGCTACGGCCGCGACATCGGTATCGCCTTCCAGCTTCGCGACGACCTCCTCGGCGTCTTTGGCGACTCCGCCGTCACCGGCAAGCCCGCCGGCGACGACCTGCGCGAGGGCAAGCGCACGGTCCTTCTCTCCCTCGCCCTCGAAGCGCTGGACCGCTCTGACCCCGCCTCCGCCGCCGAGCTGCGCGCTGGCGTGGGCTGCGCCACGGACCCCGAGGAGCTCGACCGCCTGGCCGTCATTATTCGCAGGAGTGGCGCGGTGGAGGGCGTCGAGAAGCGCATTGCGGAGCTCACATCCTCGGGCCTGGCCCACCTCGAGCAGGCGGGGCTCGACGGCCCTGTGGCCGAGACTCTGCGCGAGCTGGCGATCAAGTCCACCTCCCGTCGTGCGTAG
- a CDS encoding GNAT family N-acetyltransferase, with the protein MSYSIRQLAGHEFALLAPTLVDIYIAAMGYSPAIRRQRIDVWRGEITYPGFTAVIAIDESAEPERVVGVAYGFTGARGRWWDQQLIRGLKQAGALTSQASAMLDDYFEVAEVHVEAAHQGRGLGSRLVCELVRDVPSAWALLSTPEVPQERNAAFGLYRKLGFVDVVRNLMYAGDSRPFAVLGRRLPLRPAG; encoded by the coding sequence ATGAGCTATTCCATCCGCCAGCTTGCCGGCCACGAATTCGCACTGCTGGCCCCCACGCTGGTGGACATCTATATCGCAGCCATGGGTTACTCCCCTGCCATCCGCCGCCAGCGCATCGACGTGTGGCGCGGTGAAATCACCTACCCCGGGTTCACGGCCGTCATCGCCATCGACGAGAGCGCCGAGCCAGAGCGCGTCGTCGGGGTGGCCTACGGCTTCACCGGGGCCCGTGGGCGGTGGTGGGACCAACAACTCATCCGCGGGCTCAAACAAGCCGGCGCCCTGACCTCTCAGGCCTCAGCGATGCTCGACGACTACTTCGAGGTGGCCGAAGTGCACGTCGAGGCCGCCCACCAAGGCCGCGGGCTCGGCAGCAGGCTCGTGTGCGAGCTCGTCCGAGACGTGCCCTCCGCGTGGGCGCTCCTGTCCACACCCGAGGTTCCGCAGGAGCGCAACGCCGCTTTCGGCCTCTACCGCAAGCTCGGCTTCGTCGATGTTGTGCGCAATCTCATGTACGCGGGCGACTCCCGCCCCTTCGCTGTCCTAGGCCGCAGACTCCCCCTCCGCCCCGCAGGGTAA
- a CDS encoding SAV_6107 family HEPN domain-containing protein encodes MSSIISATTRSRAATSDRFFAAADELLLRAREEEARGADDLALEYSYRAALRVAGAVCAESPVLRRRKRLPSSAWEKLALTGEFGEAWARRFSAFSSLRARVASGIADAPPSDVVRGFMDAVEEFFAAAQPGSTLVA; translated from the coding sequence ATGAGTAGCATCATCTCGGCAACAACGCGGTCGAGGGCGGCCACGAGCGATCGCTTCTTCGCCGCCGCGGATGAGCTTCTTCTGCGGGCGCGGGAGGAGGAGGCGCGTGGGGCCGACGACCTCGCTCTCGAGTACAGCTACCGGGCCGCCCTGCGCGTCGCAGGTGCGGTCTGCGCCGAGTCGCCAGTGCTGCGCCGGCGCAAGCGGCTGCCCAGCAGTGCCTGGGAAAAACTCGCTCTGACCGGAGAGTTCGGAGAAGCCTGGGCGCGGCGCTTTTCGGCGTTTTCCTCCCTGCGTGCTCGGGTGGCGTCCGGGATCGCGGACGCCCCGCCATCGGACGTTGTGCGCGGGTTCATGGACGCGGTGGAAGAATTCTTCGCGGCGGCGCAGCCTGGCTCAACGCTCGTTGCGTAG
- a CDS encoding DUF3040 domain-containing protein — MSLSEQEQRALQEIERSLLAEDPSFATKMPDVGSSSVGGGTGRLTMRSVAIIVLGLVLLIGGVALATVSMWLIALSVVGFIVMLLGGIMALRAPAQGLAERAGAQKSKKSSPRVTSMEENFRRRFES; from the coding sequence ATGTCTCTTTCGGAGCAGGAACAGCGCGCGTTGCAAGAGATTGAGCGTTCCCTCCTTGCCGAGGATCCCTCGTTTGCCACCAAGATGCCCGACGTTGGCTCGTCCTCCGTCGGTGGCGGCACGGGCAGGCTTACAATGCGCAGCGTCGCTATCATCGTCCTCGGGCTTGTTCTGCTCATCGGTGGTGTGGCGCTGGCGACCGTGAGCATGTGGCTGATCGCCCTTAGTGTGGTTGGCTTTATTGTCATGCTCCTCGGCGGGATTATGGCCCTGCGTGCCCCGGCGCAGGGGCTCGCGGAACGGGCGGGGGCACAGAAATCCAAGAAATCCTCCCCGCGCGTGACCTCCATGGAGGAAAACTTCCGCCGCCGCTTCGAGTCCTAA